One genomic window of Syntrophotaleaceae bacterium includes the following:
- a CDS encoding DUF3656 domain-containing protein: MNHRRDIPELLAPAGSPEAFFAAMEGGADAVYCGLQDFSARAKARNISLSELEKMLGYAHRLGRRIYVTVNTLIKEAELPRLAEILADLEALAVDGVILQDLAVWRLARRHFPGLKLHASTQMTVHNAAGVQMLEEMGFSRVVLARELTLEEIAAIRQKTSLDLEHFIHGALCFSFSGQCYFSSWLGGKSGNRGRCAQPCRRSYRSFRKDGYYFSPNDLSAIDLLPELAEAGIGSFKIEGRMKSAEYVVNVVSAYRRALDAGPEERRAVVREAKELLKESFGRLPTKGFLAGPNPTDIAIPSLKGATGRFLGEVQAVQGGRITFKTRDRLHAGDRLRVQPKSDRAGTAFTVRELELGGRTVKLAQAGSVVTVPSPFRGVFQVGDTVFKVSSEHAFTLSEAACRRKLDQAASSPWPVRLKIELAGETLSLSGESGSCRLQRSYAVPAHPASTSPLTLETLRGVFEKTGDEPFRLDEIQANSLPPVVIPPSRLKEVRREFYRELSKLAAGYRREKRHQHVRQALADLLAETPPRLVEGRTISLVVGQVRDAHILNDPLVDRVVIPLLPGPAQGHRRSADREEQVVWDLPFILFDRDWPAYREAVENLVEKGYTAFRLNNLGHFRLLQGLAGLRLIAGYRLFSLNSQAVLAWKELGAEETVLYIEDDRENLRALLSRNRGCKASIIVYGTVPLLTSRIRIRELRPGSRIESDRGEGYRLDQRNGLSVLQPETDFSLLDRLNELQSMGCGSFFIELSHIGPFSPQGKKVIEALKRGQNIPGTSPFNYERGME, translated from the coding sequence TCAATACCCTCATCAAGGAGGCTGAACTGCCCCGTCTGGCGGAAATCCTGGCCGACCTGGAGGCGCTGGCGGTCGACGGGGTGATTCTGCAGGATCTGGCGGTCTGGCGGCTGGCCCGGCGGCACTTTCCCGGGCTGAAGCTGCACGCCTCGACCCAGATGACCGTTCACAACGCCGCAGGCGTTCAAATGCTCGAGGAGATGGGGTTTTCCAGGGTGGTGCTCGCCCGGGAGCTGACTCTGGAAGAAATTGCCGCCATCCGTCAAAAGACCTCCCTGGATCTGGAGCATTTCATTCACGGCGCCCTCTGCTTCTCCTTTTCCGGGCAGTGCTATTTTTCCTCCTGGCTGGGTGGCAAGAGCGGCAATCGAGGCCGCTGCGCTCAGCCCTGCCGCCGAAGCTACCGCTCTTTCCGCAAGGACGGCTACTACTTTTCCCCTAACGATCTGTCGGCCATCGATCTGCTGCCGGAACTGGCCGAAGCCGGTATCGGCAGTTTCAAGATCGAGGGGCGCATGAAAAGCGCCGAATACGTGGTGAATGTGGTATCCGCCTACCGCAGGGCTCTGGATGCGGGGCCCGAGGAGAGGCGGGCTGTGGTCCGGGAGGCCAAGGAGCTGCTCAAGGAGTCCTTCGGCCGGCTGCCGACCAAAGGGTTTCTGGCCGGGCCAAACCCCACTGACATTGCCATCCCCTCGCTCAAGGGAGCGACCGGCCGCTTTCTTGGCGAGGTGCAGGCGGTTCAGGGCGGCCGCATCACCTTCAAGACCCGGGACCGTCTCCATGCCGGCGACCGGCTGCGGGTTCAGCCGAAAAGCGACCGGGCCGGCACCGCATTTACCGTGCGGGAACTGGAGCTGGGCGGCCGTACAGTGAAACTGGCCCAGGCCGGCTCTGTAGTAACGGTTCCCAGCCCCTTCAGGGGGGTCTTCCAGGTCGGCGACACGGTGTTCAAGGTTTCTTCCGAACACGCCTTTACGCTGAGCGAGGCGGCCTGTCGCCGCAAACTGGATCAGGCGGCCTCTTCGCCCTGGCCGGTCAGGCTGAAAATCGAACTGGCGGGGGAAACCCTGTCTTTAAGTGGAGAGAGCGGATCCTGCCGGCTGCAGCGCAGCTATGCCGTGCCGGCTCATCCCGCGTCCACCAGCCCGTTGACTCTCGAGACCCTGCGCGGCGTATTTGAAAAAACCGGCGACGAACCTTTCCGCCTGGATGAAATCCAGGCGAACTCCTTGCCGCCCGTGGTCATTCCCCCCAGCCGGCTGAAGGAGGTGAGGCGGGAATTCTACCGGGAACTGAGCAAGCTGGCGGCAGGCTATCGCCGGGAGAAGCGTCATCAACATGTGCGGCAGGCACTCGCCGATCTGCTGGCGGAAACCCCGCCCCGCCTGGTAGAGGGGCGCACTATTTCCTTGGTTGTGGGGCAGGTTCGGGACGCGCATATCCTCAACGATCCCCTTGTCGACCGTGTAGTGATTCCCCTGCTGCCCGGTCCGGCGCAGGGACATCGGCGGTCGGCTGATCGGGAGGAGCAAGTTGTCTGGGATTTGCCATTCATCCTGTTCGACCGGGACTGGCCGGCATATCGGGAGGCGGTGGAAAATCTGGTGGAAAAGGGATACACCGCCTTCCGCCTCAACAACCTCGGCCATTTCCGCCTTCTGCAGGGGTTGGCGGGATTGCGGCTGATCGCGGGTTATCGGCTGTTTTCCCTCAACAGTCAGGCGGTTTTGGCCTGGAAAGAGCTTGGTGCGGAGGAGACGGTTCTTTACATTGAGGACGATCGGGAGAACCTGCGCGCCCTGCTGTCGCGGAACAGGGGATGCAAGGCCTCCATCATCGTTTATGGAACCGTACCCCTTCTCACCTCCCGCATCCGCATTCGTGAGCTGCGACCGGGAAGCCGGATCGAGTCCGACCGGGGGGAAGGGTATCGGCTGGATCAGCGCAACGGGCTGAGCGTGCTGCAGCCGGAGACCGACTTTTCCCTTCTCGATCGGCTGAATGAACTTCAGTCCATGGGCTGCGGCAGTTTCTTCATCGAGCTGAGCCACATAGGCCCCTTTTCCCCTCAAGGTAAAAAAGTTATCGAGGCCTTGAAGAGAGGTCAGAATATTCCTGGCACCTCTCCCTTCAACTATGAGAGAGGGATGGAGTAG